TTTGCGGTGCCGCCGGCAGCGCATTTGTTTTTCAACTTCTTGGCCAGGTCGTTGATGTCGATGTCGTTGGCATCGATACCATCGATGACCGTGACCATCTTACCATATCGTCTGCTGTCGGTGTATATCTTCACCGTTTGCTGTTCACGTGCTATTTCCTCGCACATGCACAGCTCTTTGGGGAGCCCACATACGGAGCAAATTTCAGCCATTACTTCTCTTCCTCCTGCTGGACGGTGAGTATCCTGGCTATGTTGGTCCTTATCGCCCTTATCCTGCCAGGGTTGGCAGGAGCACCGCCCATCGCTGCCGTGCCCCTCTCGTGCATGAGCTCATCCTGCAACTCGCGGAGCTTAGCGCCCCGGTCGTTCTGGCTCATGGTCTTGATCTCCTTGACTCTGATCAGTGCCATCTCGATTACTCCTCCTTGGCGTCGCCCTCGGCGGGCTCCTTGGACTCTTCCATTGCGGCCCTATCAGAGGCGGAAGCTATTGCGTCCGGGATGTCGTCCTGATGGACCAGCAGTCCGGCCATCTCGGGGATCGCCGCCATTGCCTCTTCCATCGACTTGACGCTTATCTCGGCCGGCAGCCTGGCGTTCGGGTCCATGATCTCGACCTTGACCCCGATGACCCCGGGCTTCAGCTTGGCCACGGCGAATCCCTCCATGATGAACAGGTTACGGGTCTCGCCGCAATATTTGATGTAGCCTTCTTTGAACTTCTCGGTCCTGTGCCTCTCTCCAGTCAGCTTGCCGGATATGATGATGAGGCATCCCCGGGCGCCCGAGTCCATTATCCTGCGGACGGTGGAGTGACCAGCGCGTCTGAAGTGCCATCCCCTCTCAAGCGCAAAGGCCAGTTTCTCGGCCATGATCTGCGCGTTGAGGTTCGGCTCCTCGACCTCCTGGACCTCGATCTGGGGGTTGTCGTACTTGAAATTGTCCTCGATGGCCTTGGTCAGCGTCTTGATCGCTGCGCCGCGGCGTCCGATAACGATTCCTGGCCTCTCGGTTATCAGCGTCACCCTGGTACCCATCGGGGTCCTCTGGACGTCGACGCCACCGAAGCCTGCCCGGTCGACGGTCTTCATCAGGTATTCCCTCAGCAGGGTCCTCCTGATGTTCTCCGCGACGAACTTCCTCTCGCTTGCCATTTACTCCATCTCCTCAAGGATGACTTCGATGTTCACGGTCTGTTGGTTCCACTGGGTGGCTCGGCCGTACGCCCTCTGCATCTGTCCCTTCTGGGTGCGCCCCAGGTGGGCGGCTATGACCTTCAGCCTCATGTTCTCGGCGTCGAGGCCCTTGTACTCGGCGTTGTGCTTCGCGCTCTCGATGGCCTCGATGAAGGCCTTCGCGGCCTTTTGCGGGAATCGGCCGGGCCCTACCCCGGCCTTGTGCGCTACGCCTGTGTTGTAGCGGCGGATCGGGACCGGCCTCTTCAGCTCGGCGACCTCCTCCAGCATCTGCAACGCGACGGATACCTTCTTTCCCCTTATCATCCTGGCGATCTCACGTGAGAACTTAGGTGAAATGGGATTCTCCTTCCCGATCGCTCGGGCGGTAGTGTCCGGGTCTGTACTTTGTGTGTATCCAGCCATGTTCTCACCTTACTTCAGCGGCATGAACTTCGACGACCTGGTCGCACCGACACCTGGTCCAGAGTGCTTGACGATCTTGCGGGTCAGAGCAAACTCTCCCAGGAAGTGCCCTATCATCTCGGCCCTGAGCTCCACTTCCTTGAACTCCTTTCCGTTGTGAATTGCCACTTTCTTTCCGACCATCTGGGGAACGATCGGTATGTCCCTCCGGTGGGTCCGGACAGGTTCTCCATCGCTCGCCTTGATCTTCTCGAAGGCGGTCTTCTGCTCGTCGTTGAATCCCCTGACGAAGCTCCTCCTTATCCGGGAGGGCATCAGGTCGAGGACCTCTTCGAACGGCATCTCCAGAAGTTGCTCCAGAGTAAATCCGCGGTAGGTGAACTCCTTCTTCCGCTTTGCCTGGAGGACTCCCTTCTTCTTTCTAAGCTTCCTTCTCGAGGACTTGGTACCTGACATCTTTTCATCAGCCATTCAGATCACCTCTTCTCCTTTTTCTTCTTCTGGGGCGAGAGGCGTCCGACCTTCCTTCCTGGAGGTGCGTTCCTCGACACAGTGCTTGGCTTACCGACATGCGGGTGACCCCCACCGCCGTGCGGGTGGTCTACCGGGTTCATTGCGATGCCCTTGACCTTGAAGTAAGCCTTGGACTTGCTGCGCCACGCATGGAACTTCCTTCCGGCCGTTGCGAACGGCTTCTCCTTCGCGCCACCGCCGGCCACGATACCGATCGAGGCCCGGCATAGCGGGTCGAAGCTGCGGAACGCTCCGGACGGCATCAACAGCGAGACCCTCTCGCCCTTGGTGATTACCGTTCCCGAGGTTCCGGCCGTCTTGATGTACTTCCCACCGTCGCCTGGCCGGCCTTCGACGTTGAAGACCAGTGTCCCTTCCGGGACGTTTGCGAGCGGCATGATGTTACCGGAGACGATCTCCGGGGTTCCGTCCACCATGACCTTCTGCCCGACCATCATGCCCTCGGCGGCGATCATCATCTCGATGTTGCCACCGAAGTCTACCTTTGCCACCGGGCAGGTCTTGCCCGGTGCATGAATGAGATCCACTACCTTTCCCGACTTCTTATCCGCCAGGGGGTGCTTCATGACGCCCAGGTGCCTGTGGCTCGGTGAGCGGTATACTGATCCCCCGCGGCCTCTCCTTTGCTGTCTTAAATTCTTACCCATGATAACCCCCCTTAGAACACGCCGATCCTCATTCCGATGTCTTCGGCGGAATATCCCTCGGCCAGCTTGAAGATGGCGTGCTTGCCATCGCGGGCTACCCGGGTCCAGACCTTCGATACCTTGACATCGAAGCGCTCCTCGAACGCTGATTTCAGTTGCTCCTTCGTGGCATTCCTCAACACAATGAACTCAAGCTTGTTTCCGTCCTTGAAGTCCTGGGTCGGGGTGCCCGTCATGTGGTTCATCGTCTTTTCTGTGACGAACGGATGCAATAGAACGTCCCTCTTTGAGACCATTCTCACCACGCTCCTACCTTCTTGATGGCCGATTCGGTGAACACCGTCAGCCTTCCTGCGTCGCCGCCTGGGGCCAGTAGGCCCGGGTTAAGCTTCTCCGCAGTTGCGATCTCGACTCCGGCCAGGTTCTTGGCGCCGATGAACAGCGCCGACTGCGGGTCCGCGACCACGATGAGTATTCCGCGAGGCGCCTTGAACCGCCTGCCCCTCATCTTGCCCTTGCCCGGCCTGACCTTCTTGCCTTCCTTGGCCCTGATGATGTCCCCCTCGAGCCCCATGCTCCTTAGGGCAAGCAGCACTTCCGAAGTGGTGTGCAACGCCTCGATGTCGTCCTCGACGACGACCGGCAGGGTGACATTCTCGTCGAACTGGTGACCGCGCTTCTTGACCTGTACCGCATCAGCGGTGCAAGCGAGTGCGGAGAACCTTGCGAGCGTCCTCTCCTTGCGGTTGCATTTCAGGGACCAGTCCTTATCTGCTATCGGCGGGAAAGCTCTCCTGCCGCCCACGTTGTTGGGCGATTCGGCGGCCTTCGCACCGGATGTGAGCCTCTGGACCCTGGCGACTCCACGGCCTTTGCCCCAGGTAGAGACGGCGTGCCTGGCACCGGCGCCGATCTTGGAGCCGTACGGGTGCCGGACG
This genomic stretch from Methanomassiliicoccales archaeon harbors:
- the rplW gene encoding 50S ribosomal protein L23, with product MVSKRDVLLHPFVTEKTMNHMTGTPTQDFKDGNKLEFIVLRNATKEQLKSAFEERFDVKVSKVWTRVARDGKHAIFKLAEGYSAEDIGMRIGVF
- the rpl4p gene encoding 50S ribosomal protein L4 — its product is MAEKKSEVNVYSIKGEVVKTVALPQVFNTLYRPDVIRKAVVAEEANVRHPYGSKIGAGARHAVSTWGKGRGVARVQRLTSGAKAAESPNNVGGRRAFPPIADKDWSLKCNRKERTLARFSALACTADAVQVKKRGHQFDENVTLPVVVEDDIEALHTTSEVLLALRSMGLEGDIIRAKEGKKVRPGKGKMRGRRFKAPRGILIVVADPQSALFIGAKNLAGVEIATAEKLNPGLLAPGGDAGRLTVFTESAIKKVGAW
- a CDS encoding 30S ribosomal protein S3, which codes for MASERKFVAENIRRTLLREYLMKTVDRAGFGGVDVQRTPMGTRVTLITERPGIVIGRRGAAIKTLTKAIEDNFKYDNPQIEVQEVEEPNLNAQIMAEKLAFALERGWHFRRAGHSTVRRIMDSGARGCLIIISGKLTGERHRTEKFKEGYIKYCGETRNLFIMEGFAVAKLKPGVIGVKVEIMDPNARLPAEISVKSMEEAMAAIPEMAGLLVHQDDIPDAIASASDRAAMEESKEPAEGDAKEE
- the rpmC gene encoding 50S ribosomal protein L29, translated to MALIRVKEIKTMSQNDRGAKLRELQDELMHERGTAAMGGAPANPGRIRAIRTNIARILTVQQEEEK
- a CDS encoding 30S ribosomal protein S19, whose product is MADEKMSGTKSSRRKLRKKKGVLQAKRKKEFTYRGFTLEQLLEMPFEEVLDLMPSRIRRSFVRGFNDEQKTAFEKIKASDGEPVRTHRRDIPIVPQMVGKKVAIHNGKEFKEVELRAEMIGHFLGEFALTRKIVKHSGPGVGATRSSKFMPLK
- the yciH gene encoding stress response translation initiation inhibitor YciH, with amino-acid sequence MAEICSVCGLPKELCMCEEIAREQQTVKIYTDSRRYGKMVTVIDGIDANDIDINDLAKKLKNKCAAGGTAKDGKIELQGDHKKKVKEALESMGFKTEVR
- a CDS encoding 50S ribosomal protein L2 translates to MGKNLRQQRRGRGGSVYRSPSHRHLGVMKHPLADKKSGKVVDLIHAPGKTCPVAKVDFGGNIEMMIAAEGMMVGQKVMVDGTPEIVSGNIMPLANVPEGTLVFNVEGRPGDGGKYIKTAGTSGTVITKGERVSLLMPSGAFRSFDPLCRASIGIVAGGGAKEKPFATAGRKFHAWRSKSKAYFKVKGIAMNPVDHPHGGGGHPHVGKPSTVSRNAPPGRKVGRLSPQKKKKEKR
- a CDS encoding 50S ribosomal protein L22, with protein sequence MAGYTQSTDPDTTARAIGKENPISPKFSREIARMIRGKKVSVALQMLEEVAELKRPVPIRRYNTGVAHKAGVGPGRFPQKAAKAFIEAIESAKHNAEYKGLDAENMRLKVIAAHLGRTQKGQMQRAYGRATQWNQQTVNIEVILEEME